The following are encoded together in the Methylorubrum sp. B1-46 genome:
- a CDS encoding DEAD/DEAH box helicase: MTVQFSPGDLVRARGREWVTLPHDDPAALRLRPLSGTEADALTILPALERVPVEAAHFVPPEVDVRGTQESARLLAEALRLSLRRGAGPFRSSARVSFEPRAYQLVPLLMAMRLSVVRLLIADDVGIGKTIEAGLILRELLDRGEIERFCVLCPPHLVEQWVGELRAKFDIEAVAVTSASAPRLERKVVGTQSLFEVHPFTVVSLDYIKAEKRRESFAASCPPCVVVDEAHACVGTHGSRQRRYRLLQRLAKDAARHMLLLTATPHSGDEEAFDRLLKLLDESFAMEGLDTNAGRIALARHFVQRRRKDILEQKWEADQIFPKHEKLDRPYSLGSEHGAFHDAVLDYCLDRIEDAGDGTHRQRLTLWSTLALLRCVGSSPAAALNALRNRQDGDPERLSMQVLDEEDEDTEAVDAEPSAYLGTDPALAKLIRQAEALVEKPDPKLAMMIKELKPLIAAGANPVVFCRYIATAEYVAAALRKTFPGLAVESVTGLLVPDDRRDRVEGMAEEPQRLLVATDCLSEGINLQMLFDAVVHYDLSWNPTRHQQREGRVDRFGQPAPLVKSMLLFGSDSLIDSAVLSVILRKAERIRKDLGVIIALPEDRQVISGALLNAMLEHRGRPGAQRQFDLFAKEADALSASWRDAEEGEKRSRARYAQNALKPAEVMPEWESWRAIIGGPDRVERFVAHAMNHFNTALEPARGATYRADLAKLPPAITERLDASGVRGEVRISFEAKAPAGAVTVGRAHPIAATLAESLLETALDLKSNTGFELARTGVWSTSAVEVMTTVVLVRLRHKLTVHGRSDRMLLAEEAVTLAFAGASATAIADGEAAQQLLEAPASGDLAETARHRLIERGRERILSMSMPAIDAYAMQRGEALEADHRRVRAAAQGTPRVTVEPILPADIVGLYVLTPGDL, encoded by the coding sequence ATGACCGTCCAGTTCTCCCCCGGCGACCTCGTACGTGCGCGCGGCCGGGAATGGGTCACGCTGCCCCACGACGATCCGGCTGCACTCCGCTTACGCCCGCTCTCCGGCACTGAGGCCGACGCGCTGACGATCCTGCCGGCTCTGGAGCGGGTGCCGGTCGAGGCTGCCCACTTCGTGCCGCCCGAGGTCGACGTGCGGGGCACGCAGGAAAGTGCCCGCCTTCTGGCAGAGGCGCTCCGCCTGTCCCTGCGTCGTGGCGCGGGCCCATTCCGCTCGTCAGCGCGCGTCAGCTTCGAGCCGCGCGCGTATCAACTCGTGCCGCTGCTGATGGCGATGCGCCTGTCCGTAGTACGCTTGCTCATCGCCGACGACGTCGGCATCGGCAAGACCATCGAGGCCGGCCTCATTCTCCGCGAACTCCTCGATCGCGGTGAGATCGAGCGCTTCTGCGTCTTGTGCCCGCCTCACCTTGTCGAGCAGTGGGTCGGCGAACTACGCGCCAAGTTCGACATTGAGGCTGTCGCCGTCACATCCGCGTCCGCGCCGCGCCTGGAGCGGAAGGTCGTCGGAACTCAGAGCCTGTTCGAGGTCCACCCCTTCACGGTCGTCAGCCTGGACTACATCAAGGCCGAGAAGCGCCGTGAGAGCTTCGCGGCCTCGTGTCCGCCCTGCGTCGTCGTCGACGAGGCTCACGCCTGCGTGGGTACCCACGGCAGCCGCCAGCGTCGCTATCGCCTGTTGCAGCGTCTCGCCAAGGACGCGGCGCGACATATGCTGCTTCTAACCGCGACCCCGCACAGCGGTGACGAGGAGGCCTTCGACCGGTTGCTGAAGCTGCTCGATGAGAGCTTCGCAATGGAAGGCCTCGACACCAATGCCGGCCGTATCGCCCTCGCGCGCCATTTCGTGCAGCGCCGCCGGAAGGATATTCTCGAGCAGAAGTGGGAAGCCGATCAGATCTTCCCGAAACACGAAAAGCTCGATCGCCCGTACTCGCTCGGCTCAGAACATGGAGCGTTTCACGACGCCGTTCTCGACTACTGCCTCGACCGCATCGAGGACGCGGGCGACGGCACGCACCGGCAGCGGCTCACGCTCTGGTCGACGTTGGCGCTGCTTCGCTGCGTCGGGTCATCGCCGGCGGCCGCCCTCAACGCGCTACGCAACCGCCAGGATGGTGATCCGGAGCGCCTGTCGATGCAGGTCCTCGACGAGGAGGATGAGGATACCGAGGCCGTCGACGCCGAGCCGAGCGCCTACCTCGGGACCGATCCGGCGCTCGCCAAGCTGATCCGGCAGGCGGAGGCTCTGGTCGAAAAGCCAGATCCCAAGCTCGCGATGATGATCAAGGAGCTCAAGCCCCTGATCGCCGCTGGCGCGAACCCGGTCGTGTTCTGCCGGTACATCGCCACGGCCGAGTATGTTGCTGCTGCGCTCCGCAAGACCTTCCCGGGCCTCGCCGTTGAGAGCGTCACTGGTCTGCTCGTACCGGACGATCGCCGCGACCGGGTCGAAGGCATGGCCGAGGAGCCGCAACGCCTCTTGGTCGCGACGGACTGTTTGTCCGAAGGCATCAACCTGCAGATGCTGTTCGACGCCGTCGTCCACTACGACCTGTCGTGGAACCCGACACGGCATCAGCAACGCGAAGGGCGTGTCGATCGCTTCGGCCAACCAGCGCCCCTGGTGAAGTCGATGCTGCTTTTCGGATCGGATAGCCTGATCGACAGCGCGGTCCTCAGCGTGATCCTGAGGAAGGCCGAGCGGATCCGGAAAGATCTCGGCGTCATCATCGCCCTGCCCGAGGATCGTCAGGTGATCTCCGGGGCGCTTCTGAACGCGATGTTGGAGCACCGCGGGCGACCTGGTGCGCAGAGACAGTTCGATCTGTTCGCCAAGGAAGCCGATGCCCTCTCAGCATCGTGGCGCGATGCCGAGGAGGGCGAGAAGCGCTCCCGCGCGCGCTACGCACAGAACGCCCTCAAGCCTGCCGAAGTGATGCCTGAATGGGAGAGCTGGCGCGCGATCATCGGCGGACCCGATCGGGTCGAACGGTTCGTCGCCCATGCCATGAACCACTTCAACACGGCGCTGGAGCCCGCACGCGGCGCGACGTACCGCGCCGATCTCGCCAAGCTGCCGCCGGCGATCACCGAGCGTCTGGACGCCAGTGGCGTCAGGGGCGAAGTGCGGATCAGCTTCGAGGCCAAAGCACCAGCCGGTGCCGTCACCGTCGGCCGGGCGCATCCGATCGCCGCGACCTTGGCCGAGAGTCTGCTGGAGACCGCGCTCGACCTCAAAAGCAATACCGGCTTCGAACTCGCCCGAACCGGTGTGTGGAGCACCAGCGCCGTCGAGGTCATGACGACGGTCGTGCTGGTCCGTCTGCGCCATAAGCTCACCGTACACGGACGATCGGATCGAATGCTGCTCGCAGAGGAAGCCGTCACCCTGGCCTTCGCGGGTGCGAGCGCGACGGCCATCGCGGACGGCGAGGCCGCACAGCAGTTGCTCGAGGCACCCGCCAGTGGCGATCTCGCCGAGACCGCACGCCACCGCCTGATCGAGCGGGGGCGCGAGCGCATCTTGAGCATGTCCATGCCCGCGATCGACGCCTACGCCATGCAGCGGGGCGAAGCGCTTGAGGCTGACCACCGCCGCGTCCGTGCCGCAGCCCAGGGCACGCCCCGGGTCACGGTCGAGCCAATCCTGCCTGCCGACATCGTCGGCCTCTACGTCCTCACGCCCGGAGATCTGTGA
- a CDS encoding DEAD/DEAH box helicase, whose translation MDAFGLDQTLIRDYDAFARSFNKIAADDIRTEVDRLYDNKAFWPDPLITINPHFARGETLDDLVKDDVLHPLTTHIFRERGRVLKPHLHQVEALTKAKAGKSFVVTTGTGSGKSLCYFLPIIDEAIRERQKPDFKPRTRAIVVYPMNALANSQFEGLTEFLNQCGIPEAQRPRVRIYTGQESREKREEVRDNPPDILLTNFMMLELLLTRQSELDAQVIGNARGLRWIVLDELHTYRGRQGADVAVLVRRLRDQLCRGHSEPVCIGTSATMATPDQGNSIKAVAKVASDLFGVSVETDCVIEETLQRATDEDLTVASVQSQLAACIQNPVPTNATDAELKIHPLAVWIELRIGLEYKPQFKRRPPMTLVDAAKDLSDETGCDAELCEQRLREMLSLLARPGAERGGTGSRAFLAFKLHRFISGAGLVYTTLRTAGPTGIRRVTLKGQTHHPDDKTALLFSTHFCRDCGHEYHPVMRLDDEDGDRFVARSIDDPINERETDGGIAGYLVPEPETINEFFQGALDEYPDEWVEHTPRGSRLKSTRRKQQVAAAVVLPNGHVDAAGRQAWFIPGRWRFCLNCKLEAQPGTREQNKLAGLTAEGRSSATTLIVSSLLRFMHRPEAKIADDKRKVLGFSDNRQDAALQAGHFNDFIFTTLLRAAVLSAVQAAGPDGLAEAEYGTAVQKALGFEDNNDDRRRHWMRSPDAIGPSRARAITDLTRVLSHRVWSDQRRGWRYTNLNLENLQLIRAHYPGLESCADEGLFKDASLLRGLKPDERRRVFNALFEVMRGELAVESDFLKKATTESLGRSSRDNLRAPWAISEQEAVSNAGLLIVPEGAGGKAQPSGRGPDSRLITAGPNSRVGKKLRHGHLWGGRRLTVHEYNELLESVVRIAKAQNWVREVSGYGITGLRLLPSAIRLVADAPKTDVNTYFTRLYRETANILTSDDDSLLGFESREHTAQVDKDLRLWREARFRWGDAGKRNLDVMRADQTNPLEADSFLPVLFCSPTMELGVDISVLNAVYLRNAPPTPANYAQRSGRAGRSGQAALIVTYCAAQSPHDQYYFARREQLVAGSVRPPGIDLANRDLIEAHLNAIWLAKAGIDGRLRQELPDAIPDILDLDTPKRTVRAEITDRLANPDRVVGVEDDFERILGNIRTSISPAVLNDPGSDWLKNSKPFVADVAKTASQRFNNAFGRWRDLYNAAFAQMEEASRQIMKPGLTKQARDAAERALRIANSQIRLLEHGGKSDNSDFASHRYLATEGYLPGYNFPRLPLYAYVPEQGSTGPRAAYLQRARFLAIAEFGPGSLIYHEGRAFKVVRAKIPPDVRDPQGMLAVGNLAVWRVCRTCGAGHEGAGQNLCHACGAQIGGNGSKLIQKVLRIENVETVPSERITANEEARRGRGFEIQTTFTWAKRNGQSDVLTAVAEDDDGTVLDLTYAPRAQISRLNLGLRKRKPETGFGYPIDPQNGQWVGADREQDDDDADPTEPDRPGAVRVVPIVQDHKNAALLKLFGPEAQETTLATFQYAIARGLSLVFQVEEGEIATEAVPDRRKRKAILAYESSEGGAGVLRRLVSEPERLAEVAHRALEVMHFTPESIQDALITRDASKLQDLDNAFCVRGCYRCLLSYYNQMDHALIDRTDESARTALVRLAAGVIRSTSVVCTVAPAAASTETWPQAIGRWGLPPCDAKRLKFDADGILDVWRSHHVAIAYAPPPQDIVDELEDGGWTLVVLTGAPEQDPPSTLSSLFKVAA comes from the coding sequence GTGGATGCGTTCGGCCTCGACCAGACCCTGATCCGGGACTACGACGCGTTCGCGCGATCATTCAACAAGATCGCTGCCGATGACATCCGGACCGAGGTAGATCGTCTCTACGACAACAAAGCGTTCTGGCCGGATCCGCTGATCACGATCAACCCGCACTTCGCTCGCGGGGAGACGCTGGACGACCTCGTGAAGGACGATGTCCTCCACCCGCTCACGACGCATATCTTCCGAGAGCGTGGCCGGGTCCTCAAGCCGCACCTTCATCAGGTCGAGGCGCTGACGAAGGCCAAGGCCGGCAAGAGCTTCGTCGTCACGACCGGCACCGGATCGGGCAAGTCGCTCTGCTACTTCCTGCCGATCATCGACGAGGCGATCCGGGAGCGTCAAAAGCCCGACTTCAAGCCGCGTACTCGCGCCATCGTCGTCTATCCGATGAACGCACTGGCGAACTCGCAGTTCGAGGGCCTAACCGAGTTCCTGAACCAGTGCGGCATTCCGGAAGCGCAACGCCCGCGCGTGCGAATCTACACAGGCCAGGAGAGCCGCGAGAAGCGCGAGGAGGTCCGGGACAACCCGCCGGACATCCTGCTCACCAACTTCATGATGCTCGAACTGCTGCTGACGCGGCAGAGTGAGCTCGACGCCCAGGTGATAGGCAACGCCCGCGGCCTGCGCTGGATCGTGCTCGACGAGTTACACACTTATCGCGGGCGTCAGGGTGCTGATGTCGCCGTCCTAGTGCGGCGACTGCGCGACCAGCTGTGCCGCGGCCACAGCGAGCCCGTCTGCATTGGCACGTCGGCGACCATGGCGACGCCGGACCAGGGTAATTCGATCAAAGCGGTGGCTAAGGTGGCCAGCGACTTGTTCGGCGTGTCGGTCGAGACCGACTGCGTGATCGAGGAGACCCTTCAGCGCGCCACCGACGAGGATCTAACCGTCGCCAGCGTACAGAGTCAGCTCGCCGCCTGCATCCAGAACCCGGTGCCAACAAACGCGACCGATGCCGAACTGAAGATCCATCCGCTTGCCGTCTGGATCGAGCTGCGGATCGGGTTGGAGTACAAGCCTCAATTCAAGCGGCGTCCACCGATGACTTTAGTGGATGCAGCGAAAGACCTCTCCGATGAGACCGGGTGCGACGCGGAGCTGTGCGAGCAGCGTCTGCGCGAGATGCTCAGCCTGCTGGCGCGTCCCGGTGCGGAGCGCGGCGGCACAGGTTCCCGCGCGTTTCTGGCGTTCAAGCTGCACCGGTTCATCTCCGGTGCCGGCCTCGTCTACACGACCCTGCGCACCGCCGGCCCCACCGGCATCCGTCGCGTCACGCTGAAGGGTCAGACCCACCATCCGGACGACAAGACAGCTCTGCTGTTCTCGACCCACTTCTGTCGCGATTGCGGGCACGAATATCACCCGGTCATGCGCCTCGACGACGAGGACGGCGACCGCTTCGTCGCGCGCTCGATCGACGATCCGATCAACGAGCGGGAGACGGACGGCGGCATCGCCGGCTATCTCGTGCCCGAACCCGAAACAATCAACGAGTTCTTCCAGGGCGCTCTCGATGAGTACCCCGACGAGTGGGTCGAGCACACGCCACGCGGTTCACGACTGAAATCCACGCGCCGAAAGCAGCAGGTTGCGGCCGCCGTCGTCCTGCCGAACGGGCACGTCGACGCCGCCGGCCGCCAGGCCTGGTTCATTCCCGGCCGGTGGCGGTTCTGCCTGAACTGCAAGCTGGAAGCCCAGCCCGGAACCCGCGAGCAGAACAAGCTTGCCGGCCTGACCGCCGAGGGTCGCTCGTCCGCGACAACGCTCATCGTGAGCAGCCTCCTGCGCTTCATGCATCGTCCCGAGGCGAAGATCGCCGACGACAAGCGCAAGGTGCTGGGGTTCTCCGACAACCGCCAGGACGCGGCGCTTCAGGCAGGGCACTTCAATGACTTCATCTTCACGACGCTGCTGCGGGCCGCCGTCCTCTCGGCCGTGCAAGCCGCTGGCCCTGATGGTCTCGCCGAGGCCGAGTACGGCACGGCCGTGCAGAAGGCGCTTGGTTTCGAGGACAACAACGACGACCGCCGCCGCCACTGGATGCGCTCGCCCGATGCCATCGGCCCGTCCCGTGCGCGGGCGATCACCGATCTCACGCGCGTTCTCAGCCACCGTGTGTGGAGCGATCAGCGTCGCGGTTGGCGGTACACCAACCTGAACCTCGAAAACCTTCAGCTCATCCGGGCACACTACCCGGGGCTGGAAAGCTGCGCTGACGAAGGCCTCTTCAAGGATGCTTCGCTGCTACGCGGCCTCAAGCCAGATGAGCGGCGGCGGGTCTTCAACGCCCTGTTCGAGGTCATGCGCGGGGAACTCGCGGTCGAGAGCGACTTCCTAAAGAAGGCGACGACCGAGAGCCTGGGCCGGTCCTCGCGCGACAACCTGCGCGCGCCTTGGGCCATCTCGGAGCAGGAGGCAGTCTCCAACGCCGGGCTGCTGATCGTCCCGGAGGGGGCGGGCGGCAAGGCTCAGCCGAGTGGACGCGGGCCAGACAGCCGCCTGATCACGGCCGGGCCCAACAGCCGCGTCGGCAAGAAGCTACGGCACGGCCACCTCTGGGGTGGTCGACGCCTCACGGTCCACGAGTACAACGAACTTTTGGAGAGCGTCGTCCGGATCGCCAAGGCGCAGAACTGGGTCCGGGAGGTCTCAGGATACGGGATTACCGGCCTGCGGCTGCTGCCCTCCGCCATTCGGCTCGTCGCCGACGCTCCCAAGACGGACGTGAACACCTACTTCACGCGCCTCTACCGCGAGACCGCGAACATCCTCACAAGCGACGACGACAGCCTGCTCGGCTTCGAGAGCCGTGAGCATACGGCGCAGGTCGACAAGGATCTGCGGCTCTGGCGCGAGGCGCGGTTCCGCTGGGGCGATGCCGGCAAGCGCAACCTCGACGTGATGCGCGCGGATCAGACCAATCCGTTGGAAGCTGACTCCTTCCTGCCGGTGCTGTTCTGCTCGCCGACGATGGAGCTCGGCGTCGACATCTCGGTGCTGAACGCCGTCTACCTGCGGAACGCGCCGCCGACGCCGGCGAACTATGCGCAGCGTTCTGGGCGCGCCGGGCGCTCCGGCCAAGCCGCGCTCATCGTCACCTACTGCGCGGCCCAGAGCCCGCACGACCAATACTACTTCGCGAGGCGCGAGCAGCTCGTCGCCGGCTCCGTGCGACCGCCTGGCATCGATCTCGCCAATCGCGACCTGATCGAGGCGCACCTGAACGCCATCTGGCTGGCGAAAGCCGGAATCGACGGTCGGCTGCGGCAGGAATTGCCCGACGCCATCCCGGACATCCTCGACCTCGATACGCCAAAGCGCACGGTGCGCGCCGAGATCACCGACCGGCTCGCCAATCCAGATCGCGTGGTCGGCGTCGAGGACGACTTCGAGCGGATCCTGGGCAACATCCGCACCTCCATTTCGCCGGCCGTCCTAAACGACCCCGGCAGCGATTGGCTGAAGAACTCCAAGCCGTTTGTGGCCGATGTCGCCAAGACGGCGTCGCAGCGCTTCAATAATGCGTTCGGACGTTGGCGCGATCTCTACAACGCCGCCTTCGCGCAGATGGAGGAGGCCAGCCGACAGATCATGAAGCCTGGCCTGACGAAGCAGGCCCGCGATGCCGCCGAGCGCGCCTTGCGCATCGCCAACAGCCAGATTCGGCTGCTGGAGCACGGCGGCAAGTCGGACAATTCCGACTTCGCCTCGCACCGCTATCTCGCGACCGAGGGCTATCTGCCCGGCTACAATTTCCCGCGGCTGCCGCTCTACGCCTACGTGCCCGAGCAGGGCTCCACCGGACCGCGGGCCGCCTACCTCCAGCGGGCCCGCTTCCTGGCGATCGCCGAGTTCGGACCGGGCTCGCTGATCTACCACGAGGGCCGCGCCTTCAAGGTCGTTCGGGCCAAGATCCCACCAGATGTGCGCGACCCGCAGGGGATGCTGGCCGTGGGCAACCTCGCGGTTTGGCGCGTGTGCCGCACCTGCGGCGCGGGCCACGAGGGTGCCGGACAGAATCTGTGTCACGCCTGCGGCGCACAGATCGGTGGCAACGGTTCAAAACTCATCCAGAAGGTTCTGCGCATCGAGAACGTTGAGACGGTGCCGTCCGAGCGCATCACGGCGAATGAGGAAGCCCGCCGCGGTCGCGGGTTCGAGATCCAGACGACGTTCACGTGGGCCAAGCGAAACGGCCAGAGTGACGTCCTGACTGCGGTCGCCGAGGACGACGACGGCACCGTCCTGGATCTGACCTACGCTCCGCGCGCCCAGATAAGTCGGCTCAACCTCGGTCTCCGCAAGCGTAAGCCTGAGACAGGGTTTGGCTACCCGATCGATCCGCAGAATGGCCAATGGGTCGGGGCTGACCGCGAGCAGGACGATGACGATGCCGATCCGACAGAGCCCGATCGTCCCGGAGCCGTGCGCGTCGTACCCATCGTTCAGGACCACAAGAACGCGGCCCTGCTGAAGCTCTTCGGGCCGGAGGCCCAGGAGACCACGCTCGCCACATTTCAATACGCGATCGCCCGGGGCTTGAGCCTCGTCTTCCAGGTCGAGGAAGGCGAGATCGCCACCGAGGCTGTCCCGGACCGCCGGAAGCGCAAGGCGATCCTCGCCTACGAGTCCAGCGAGGGTGGTGCCGGTGTCCTCCGCCGCCTCGTCAGCGAACCCGAGCGCTTGGCCGAGGTCGCGCATCGCGCCCTAGAGGTCATGCACTTCACGCCGGAGAGCATCCAGGACGCGCTGATTACCCGCGACGCCTCAAAGTTGCAGGATCTTGACAACGCCTTCTGCGTGCGCGGCTGCTATCGCTGCCTGCTGTCGTACTACAACCAGATGGACCACGCCCTCATCGATCGAACGGACGAGAGCGCTCGCACGGCCCTCGTCCGCCTCGCGGCCGGTGTGATCCGGTCGACCTCCGTGGTGTGCACCGTTGCGCCTGCAGCGGCGAGCACGGAGACGTGGCCGCAGGCTATCGGTCGTTGGGGGCTGCCGCCGTGCGACGCCAAGCGGTTGAAGTTCGACGCTGACGGCATCCTAGACGTTTGGCGCAGCCACCACGTCGCGATCGCCTATGCGCCGCCGCCGCAGGACATCGTTGATGAACTCGAAGACGGCGGTTGGACTCTCGTGGTGCTCACCGGAGCCCCCGAGCAAGACCCGCCTTCCACCCTCTCGTCGCTGTTCAAGGTCGCGGCATGA
- a CDS encoding helix-hairpin-helix domain-containing protein: protein MNTAMAEQPDALPSLKGHGFEIDRYREDRGRFTSLRQLDGVPGLAGKTDGISEALSVADTPE from the coding sequence GTGAACACGGCGATGGCTGAGCAACCCGATGCGTTGCCTTCCCTCAAGGGGCATGGGTTCGAGATCGACCGCTATCGCGAGGACCGAGGTCGCTTCACCAGCCTGCGGCAGCTCGATGGAGTTCCTGGCTTAGCCGGCAAGACCGACGGCATCAGTGAGGCATTGTCGGTAGCAGACACGCCCGAGTGA
- a CDS encoding RNA ligase family protein, with product MTSQTAFTAPNKPLGGKAYGSIGHLPNSRLGPGDWHIHEGQAKILTERPRKGDRIIVTEKLDGACMAVANIDGEIVPLTRAGYRARHGRYEHLQLFEVFVMQRYAQFEALLKPGERLAGEWLALAHGTAYDTGHEFFEPFVPFDLFRGKDRVLRDEFKERVPAAGFLPAACVHDDDVMPIPVEAALARLGEYGRHGSTEPVEGIVYRCEREGRVDFLAKWVRPDKEDGKYLANLRGCAERWHWRPSDRPQGEGRGRARLSPSLPGRAPAAASAGRRPGQPAGVCRVLPRGSG from the coding sequence ATGACCTCTCAGACAGCCTTCACCGCGCCGAACAAGCCTCTCGGCGGCAAGGCATACGGCTCCATCGGGCATCTGCCGAACTCTCGGCTCGGGCCGGGCGACTGGCACATCCACGAGGGGCAGGCGAAGATCCTGACCGAGCGCCCGCGCAAGGGCGACCGCATCATCGTCACGGAGAAGTTGGACGGCGCCTGCATGGCTGTCGCCAACATTGACGGCGAGATCGTGCCGCTCACCCGCGCCGGCTATCGCGCTCGCCACGGCCGATACGAGCACCTTCAGCTTTTCGAGGTGTTCGTGATGCAGCGGTATGCGCAGTTCGAAGCGCTGCTCAAGCCCGGCGAGCGGCTGGCCGGCGAATGGCTCGCCCTGGCTCACGGCACTGCCTACGACACGGGCCATGAGTTCTTCGAGCCATTCGTGCCGTTCGACCTGTTCCGCGGCAAGGATCGGGTGTTGCGCGACGAGTTCAAGGAGCGCGTGCCCGCGGCTGGGTTCCTGCCGGCTGCATGCGTCCACGACGACGATGTGATGCCGATCCCGGTTGAGGCCGCATTGGCTCGGCTCGGCGAGTACGGGCGCCACGGCTCCACCGAGCCGGTCGAAGGCATCGTCTATCGCTGCGAGCGCGAGGGCCGCGTCGATTTCCTCGCGAAGTGGGTCCGGCCCGACAAGGAAGACGGCAAGTACCTCGCCAACCTGCGGGGCTGTGCCGAGCGCTGGCACTGGCGTCCGTCCGATCGTCCTCAAGGAGAAGGCCGAGGTCGAGCGCGACTATCACCTTCTCTGCCAGGAAGAGCGCCGGCTGCGGCGTCTGCTGGAAGACGGCCCGGCCAACCCGCAGGAGTGTGCCGAGTTCTGCCGCGCGGCTCGGGATGA